The DNA window ATGTCCTAGaaaatgatttctgttttttatcttCAGAGATGTTGCTTCCTAactcttctttgcctttttccctTTACTGGCAAGAGAAAGGGTTTTAGAGCTGCCAGTAAAAGAATAATATGAACTCATAAAACcaacattttgtaaataaagctgaatCTCatggaactgaaagaaaaaaatctaacaggAGCCAAGAAAATTTCTCAAAGACAACATGCCTAGTAGCAGTCTGAAAAAGACTTAGAGAAAGGATAAGAAAGGACAGAGAGCAGAAGATGTGGAATTGGTGGGGATATATATTAGCTTCATTATTACTGTACCATTATTTTAGTCACAGAAATACTATAGAAAAGGGATAACTCTTTCCGTGTATATTCCAGGACATACCATTCTGAGATGCTTCTCCCCACAGTAATTCCTGGCAGCTCTGCCAaccttcctcctccttcattcTCTCCCTGAAGTCCGAGCTTCTCATCAGTGTTTTTTGCAATGTTCTGCAAACAAAAGTACTGCTGAGTGCCCATAAAAATGTCGCTCCAAAGCCACCCGCCCCACAGCGGAGAGGTCACGGCGTGAGGCCACGTCCGCAATCGCCGCGAGGTCGGGGCGCCGGGCTGCACCACGGCCTACAGCCAGCAGGAAGGGAAGGATCGAAGCATATTTGTAACCAAAGAAGACCATGAAACTCCAAGGAACGCGGAGCTGGCGGCCGACGACCCCAATGATCCGTACGAGGAACGCGGACGGATGCTGCCCCATGGAGACAACATCAGCTGGAACTGCCCGTGCCTTGGGGGGATGGCCAGTGGCCCGCGTGGGGAACAGTTCAAGGTGGGCTtttcctgcttccactgcagcacAGAGGATGTCAAGGGGTCGGACTGTGTAGACCAGCTCCGCGCCATGCAGAAGTACCCGGACCTCTAtccccaggaggaagaggagaagccaGCGGATCGATTAGAGGAAACGGCTGCCTCTGAGGCCACCGTAACCAAAGAAGAGGAGGGGTCCAGCTAATGAGGGCCCGGGGCGCTGGGCTCCGGCCTCCTTCAGAGCGTGTGAACATCTCCAAGAAAGTGTCCCTGCCTCTGTTGTGCTGTGCACTATAAGGGACAAAATAACTTATTGTGCTGATCAGGGGTCTTGGCCCCTTGACGTATACACTGAAAAATGGGTCGTATGAATGTGTGTCTCGCATGAACCTATCAGCAAATGTAGCTGCCGCTTTTGAATTCTCTTCTCAGATTGTCCTGAATTTTGCCGCTTTGAAATAACGTGCTGAATAAACTCTG is part of the Phocoena sinus isolate mPhoSin1 chromosome 10, mPhoSin1.pri, whole genome shotgun sequence genome and encodes:
- the LOC116761231 gene encoding mitochondrial intermembrane space import and assembly protein 40-like, which translates into the protein MHTENCLKSDYSNFLSLQGVKFILQLTSREIFSVCYDRLRERIVKGNFTELLQFSSAEQGFQVGAPGCTTAYSQQEGKDRSIFVTKEDHETPRNAELAADDPNDPYEERGRMLPHGDNISWNCPCLGGMASGPRGEQFKVGFSCFHCSTEDVKGSDCVDQLRAMQKYPDLYPQEEEEKPADRLEETAASEATVTKEEEGSS